One Grus americana isolate bGruAme1 chromosome Z, bGruAme1.mat, whole genome shotgun sequence DNA window includes the following coding sequences:
- the LOC129199366 gene encoding sperm-associated antigen 4 protein-like yields MAGPSPGSLPKACLLTRASALAAAACLGLPGTETVRNRPLSFSFPRFTHSQAAQGMTQQGPARCRACSQENENLVLIVSGSLALALVSLQGYLSTCICTVKEITQKRSGLSVILSLIFIAAFAGAYYGTSLPMWMLWAKEVPQVLQEQPAGELKSVRNSLALLEERVQELQQLRKDVACTAEEMSRLKEELQDMRMAMAAMPLEENIQMSAWTLKSAGVTIDLQRSPRNYVWPCSIFRFLCDLNPLETFVQLDISPGYCWPFQGSWSQVVIRLPAQVRPTAITLQHPLKKSSALGDISSAPRDFTVLGVDEGGEEETLLGTFSYDTEKEATQTFPLQKQLPRAFQLIRLVIQSNWGKSGYTCIYRVQVHGKITGRNAISQA; encoded by the exons ATGGCAGGTCCATCTCCCGGGAGCCTTCCCAAGGCCTGTCTTCTGACCAGGGCCTCTGcactggcagctgctgcctgcctcgGATTGCCTGGCACGGAGACTGTGCGCAACAGGCCtctgtctttttccttccccaggtTCACGCATTCTCAGGCGGCCCAGGGCATGACCCAGCAGGGGCCTGCACGCTGCAGGGCCTGCTCTCAAGAAAATGAGA ACTTGGTCTTGATCGTTTCCGGCAGTCTGGCGCTGGCCCTGGTGTCCCTGCAGGGCTACCTGAGCACCTGCATCTGCACTGT GAAAGAGATCACCCAGAAGAGGAGCGGGCTCTCTGTGATCCTGTCCCTCATCTTCATAGCCGCTTTTG CTGGTGCCTACTACGGGACTTCGCTGCCCATGTGGATGCTGTGGGCAAAGGAGGTGCCACAG GTGCTGCAAGAGCAGCCTGCGGGTGAGCTGAAGTCTGTACG GAACTCGCTTGCTCTGCTGGAAGAACGAGTCCAGGAGTTGCAACAGCTGAGAAAGGATGTTGCGTGCACGGCTGAAGAGATGAGCCGTCtgaaggag GAACTTCAGGACATGAGAATGGCAATGGCCGCGATGCCTTTGGAAGAGAACATCCAGATGTCTGCCTGGACTCTGAAAAGTGCAG gGGTCACCATCGACCTGCAGAGATCACCCAGGAACTATGTGTGGCCCTGCAGCATATTCCGGTTCCTTTGTGATCTCAACCCTCTGGAAACTTTTGTGCAG CTGGACATTTCCCCGGGATACTGCTGGCCGTTCCAAGGGTCTTGGAGCCAGGTGGTCATTAGGTTGCCCGCACAAGTCCGACCAACCGCGATCACTCTGCAGCACCCATTGAAGAAGTCCTCTGCACTTGGGGACATCAGCAGCGCCCCCCGAGATTTCACTGTCTTG GGAGTGgatgaaggaggagaagaggaaactCTGCTCGGGACATTCAGCTATGACACAGAGAAAGAGGCGACCCAGACCTTCCCTCTGCAG aagcagcttccCAGAGCCTTTCAGCTTATCAGGCTCGTCATACAGAGCAACTGGGGGAAGTCAGGCTACACCTGCATTTATCGTGTGCAGGTTCATGGGAAGATAACAGGAAGGAACGCCATCAGCCAGGCATGA
- the LOC129199591 gene encoding interferon epsilon-like → MNTFGLIQIGLILLCTTTISSLQCNHLPLQQRKVIESSLQLLDKMGEKFPQQCLREKISFRFPEQVLKPRQKETVKVAIEEIFQHIFYIFSKNLTLAAWDGTALEQFQNVLYQQIEQLEACVIKKQIHYFRSKEVNRLKLKKYFQKIDCFLKDKQHNLCSWEVSRAEMRRCLQFIDKVIRKLNN, encoded by the coding sequence ATGAATACTTTTGGCTTGATACAAATTGGCCTCATACTGTTGTGCACTACCACCATCTCCAGTCTTCAGTGTAATCACCTTCctttacagcaaagaaaagtGATTGAGAGCAGCCTGCAGCTTTTGGACAAAATGGGCGAAAAGTTTCCTCAACAATGTCTAAGAGAGAAAATCTCATTCAGATTTCCTGAGCAGGTTTTAAAGCCCAGACAGAAAGAGACTGTCAAAGTGGCCATTGAAGAGATCTTCCAACACATCTTCTATATCTTTAGCAAAAATCTGACTTTAGCTGCATGGGATGGGACAGCTTTAGAACAATTCCAAAATGTACTTTATCAGCAAATTGAGCAATTGGAGGCATGTGTAATCAAGAAGCAGATCCACTACTTTCGGAGTAAAGAAGTCAACAGgctgaaactgaaaaagtaCTTCCAAAAAATAGACTGTTTTCTTAAAGACAAACAACACAACCTGTGCTCCTGGGAGGTAAGCCGTGCAGAAATGAGAAGATGTCTTCAATTTATTGATAAAGTCATAAGGAAGCTTAACAACTAA